The following are from one region of the Cyanobium gracile PCC 6307 genome:
- a CDS encoding thioredoxin family protein: MPADVDSPVLDLTDANFQASVLEVPGPVLVDVWAPWCGPCRLMAPLMTWAATAYADAPGGALTVGKLEADPNPISRDSLKVQGLPTLVLFRGGQELARHEGAMAQSQLKAFLDAHL, encoded by the coding sequence GTGCCCGCCGACGTCGACTCCCCCGTCCTCGACCTCACCGATGCCAACTTCCAGGCCTCGGTCCTCGAGGTTCCGGGACCGGTGCTGGTGGATGTCTGGGCCCCCTGGTGCGGCCCCTGCCGGCTGATGGCCCCCCTGATGACCTGGGCCGCCACGGCCTATGCCGACGCCCCCGGCGGTGCTCTCACCGTCGGCAAGCTGGAGGCCGACCCCAACCCCATCAGCCGCGACAGCCTCAAGGTGCAGGGCCTGCCCACCCTGGTCCTGTTCCGCGGCGGCCAGGAACTGGCCCGCCACGAAGGTGCCATGGCCCAGTCCCAGCTGAAGGCTTTCCTGGATGCCCATCTCTGA